From a single Alistipes sp. ZOR0009 genomic region:
- a CDS encoding DMT family transporter yields MNTKFLVYAAIVVAVIFWSLSFIWYKTALQYFSPVGIITFRLTISSIILLVVGTALRQLQKFRLKDFKPLFIMTLFEPFIYSLCEANGLTMVSSTLAAVIIATIPLFTPIGAFLFFKEKISMQNTLGILLSVIGVTLVAYQTGNHAQGSFMGILLMFGAVIAAIGYAIGLKKMTQRYNSFSIVAYQNLLGAIMIIPVFLITDRITPVMFSYEALLPIFKLTIFASTIAFVLYAYTMKHLSIAKLNVFLNLIPVFTAIAAYYLLNDKFSTTNLIGIAVTLAGLYVSQITLKSKTESINA; encoded by the coding sequence ATGAACACTAAGTTTCTTGTGTACGCTGCAATTGTTGTTGCAGTTATTTTTTGGAGTCTATCCTTTATCTGGTATAAAACAGCACTACAATACTTCAGCCCTGTTGGAATTATTACATTTCGCTTAACCATATCATCAATAATTCTCCTTGTTGTAGGTACGGCCTTACGGCAGCTGCAAAAGTTTAGACTTAAAGATTTCAAGCCGTTATTTATAATGACTCTATTCGAGCCATTCATCTACAGCCTATGCGAAGCAAATGGGCTTACCATGGTTTCCTCTACGCTAGCGGCAGTTATTATTGCAACGATTCCTTTGTTTACACCAATTGGCGCATTCCTTTTCTTTAAAGAAAAAATTAGCATGCAAAATACGCTAGGAATACTCCTTTCTGTAATTGGAGTAACCTTGGTAGCCTATCAAACTGGAAATCATGCACAAGGTTCCTTTATGGGAATATTGCTAATGTTTGGCGCTGTAATTGCAGCTATTGGCTATGCTATTGGCTTAAAAAAGATGACACAGCGCTACAACTCATTTAGCATTGTAGCATACCAAAATTTGCTCGGAGCAATAATGATTATCCCCGTATTTCTAATTACAGATAGAATAACGCCTGTAATGTTTTCCTACGAAGCACTGCTGCCCATTTTCAAGTTAACCATATTTGCATCTACCATCGCTTTTGTGCTTTATGCCTATACGATGAAACACCTTTCAATCGCAAAGCTCAACGTATTTTTAAACCTTATTCCTGTTTTTACTGCAATAGCAGCCTACTATTTGCTGAACGACAAATTTAGCACAACCAACTTAATTGGAATTGCTGTAACTTTGGCTGGGCTTTACGTTTCTCAGATAACCCTGAAATCCAAGACTGAAAGCATTAATGCGTAA
- a CDS encoding glycosyltransferase: MALIILILLTYLGILAAFTIGYYRVIERKPIPSSNNLFISIVVCFRNEAPNIAQLVAALKNLNYPKEDFEVIAVNDHSGDKTLILLQKAQEELPNLKVLSLDNVEFGKKAALHTGVHAAQGTIIAVTDADCCLPKEWLKQISNLIGNHVDLVCGPVTYSPANFFENMAAIEFGGLVASGIGAAGIGMPMYCNGANMAFRKELYLAANLHTNSTPSGDDVFLLHYAKQNGRNIYFAFGEESCVTTAPDKNLSDLIHRRIRWGSKTPFYTDNTSKVVAFIVLTANLSLLCLGFWCIEDSSLLPRFIALYGLKATIEYGLLSVHFKVNNVNQWGKYFIPTALVYPFYITFTALASIRRKFVWKERSYR; encoded by the coding sequence ATGGCTCTTATAATACTTATACTGCTAACTTATTTGGGGATATTAGCCGCATTTACCATTGGTTACTACCGAGTTATTGAAAGAAAACCAATCCCTTCCAGCAACAATTTATTTATATCAATCGTTGTCTGCTTTAGGAATGAAGCACCAAACATAGCACAACTCGTAGCCGCACTAAAAAATCTGAACTACCCAAAAGAAGATTTCGAGGTGATTGCTGTAAACGATCACTCCGGTGACAAAACGCTTATCCTCCTCCAAAAAGCACAAGAAGAACTCCCCAACCTAAAAGTTCTATCGCTCGATAATGTTGAATTTGGCAAAAAAGCAGCCTTACACACAGGAGTACATGCAGCACAAGGAACTATTATTGCAGTTACCGACGCTGACTGTTGTTTGCCTAAAGAATGGCTTAAACAAATAAGCAACCTTATAGGCAATCATGTCGACCTTGTTTGTGGCCCCGTTACTTACTCTCCAGCAAACTTTTTCGAAAATATGGCTGCTATTGAATTTGGGGGGCTAGTTGCTTCGGGGATTGGCGCAGCAGGAATAGGGATGCCCATGTACTGCAATGGCGCAAATATGGCATTCAGAAAGGAACTTTACCTTGCGGCCAACCTGCACACCAACTCTACTCCTTCGGGTGACGATGTCTTTCTGCTTCATTACGCTAAACAAAACGGACGAAACATATACTTTGCATTCGGAGAAGAGAGTTGCGTAACAACAGCCCCCGACAAAAACTTGTCAGATCTCATTCACAGACGAATTCGCTGGGGATCAAAAACACCTTTTTACACAGACAATACCTCTAAGGTAGTCGCATTTATTGTTCTCACAGCAAACCTATCGCTACTATGTCTCGGTTTTTGGTGCATCGAAGATAGCAGCCTACTTCCCCGCTTTATCGCCCTGTATGGACTAAAAGCAACCATCGAATATGGACTTCTTTCCGTGCATTTTAAGGTGAACAACGTAAATCAATGGGGAAAATATTTCATTCCCACTGCACTCGTTTACCCTTTCTACATTACCTTTACAGCCTTAGCAAGTATCAGACGAAAATTTGTATGGAAAGAAAGGAGCTACAGGTAA
- a CDS encoding ABC transporter permease encodes MERKELQVIESQSPWAQSWRKLKKDRWAMVSLWFIAIITFISMLGYLVSPDSTPNSNSQHLEIALQKPGFSVTMLLVKKPNQVEKVGFLKKILTGEESPYKEIAISQYHIKDGKIVAKEFCSYSNEEAVEHVIPLAAIVYPIENADKIVIANGHSKFTTTNGTKLKVDNVTLEQEVLKKNIRKKTYLFGTDRYGRDLLSRMIVGARVSLSVGIIAVLISLIIGITLGAMAGYFRGWIDNVTMWFINVIWSVPTLLMVIAVTLVLGKGFWQIFIAVGLTMWVEVARIVRGQVLSIREKEYVDAARALGFGNTRIIMRHILPNVMGPIIVISAANFASAILVESGLSFLGVGIQPPTPSWGAMLKDSYAYIILDASYLAFIPGFAIMLMVLAFTLLGDGLREAFDVNKGSTLK; translated from the coding sequence ATGGAAAGAAAGGAGCTACAGGTAATAGAAAGCCAGTCGCCATGGGCTCAATCGTGGCGAAAGCTGAAAAAGGATAGATGGGCAATGGTTTCGCTATGGTTTATAGCCATAATTACCTTCATTTCAATGCTAGGTTACCTCGTCTCCCCAGACTCCACACCAAACTCCAACAGCCAGCATCTTGAGATAGCCCTACAAAAACCAGGCTTTTCAGTTACCATGCTGCTCGTTAAAAAGCCTAATCAAGTAGAAAAAGTTGGATTCCTCAAAAAAATATTAACAGGAGAAGAATCTCCTTACAAGGAAATTGCGATTAGCCAATATCACATCAAAGATGGGAAAATAGTAGCCAAAGAATTTTGCTCCTACTCGAATGAAGAAGCCGTAGAGCACGTTATTCCGTTGGCCGCAATCGTTTACCCAATAGAAAATGCGGATAAAATTGTAATTGCGAATGGCCACTCCAAGTTCACCACTACCAATGGGACAAAGCTTAAGGTTGACAATGTAACGCTAGAACAGGAAGTTTTGAAGAAAAACATCAGAAAAAAAACCTACCTATTCGGAACAGACCGTTACGGGCGCGACCTGCTTAGCCGCATGATTGTTGGTGCTCGGGTGTCTCTCTCTGTGGGCATTATAGCAGTTCTCATCTCCCTAATTATAGGAATAACGCTTGGTGCAATGGCCGGCTATTTTAGAGGTTGGATCGATAATGTCACCATGTGGTTTATCAACGTAATATGGAGCGTACCTACGCTACTAATGGTTATTGCCGTAACTCTCGTCTTGGGGAAAGGATTTTGGCAAATATTCATCGCTGTAGGTCTTACTATGTGGGTAGAAGTGGCACGTATCGTCCGTGGTCAGGTGTTGAGTATTCGCGAAAAGGAGTACGTTGATGCTGCTCGAGCGTTAGGGTTTGGCAATACCCGCATCATCATGCGTCACATCCTCCCCAACGTTATGGGACCAATCATCGTCATCTCGGCAGCAAACTTTGCTTCAGCCATTCTGGTTGAGTCGGGATTAAGTTTTCTCGGGGTGGGAATACAGCCACCAACCCCTTCGTGGGGTGCAATGCTTAAGGACAGCTACGCCTACATCATCTTAGATGCATCCTATCTAGCTTTTATCCCAGGTTTCGCCATCATGCTCATGGTACTTGCATTTACTCTTTTAGGCGATGGTCTTAGGGAAGCGTTTGATGTAAACAAGGGAAGTACACTTAAATAG
- the aat gene encoding leucyl/phenylalanyl-tRNA--protein transferase, with protein sequence MEDAEEDGMIAVGGDISPERMLVAYSEGIFPWYDPSDIPVWYCPDPRFVLYPSDLKISKSMRQLLRAKKYKVTFDTSFEQVVRGCGETARSGQDDPYNTWISEEMIATCVELHEIGFMHSVEVWDAENNLVGGLYGGCLGKCFFGESMFAKASNASKYGFIMLGKNLQEQNFAMIDCQIYSDHLLSLGAQEIPRIEFLSQLKSNIGPAKKEPWTDKFRTDFDF encoded by the coding sequence GTGGAAGACGCAGAGGAAGATGGAATGATTGCCGTTGGCGGAGATATATCGCCCGAACGCATGCTTGTTGCCTACTCGGAAGGTATTTTTCCATGGTACGACCCTTCAGATATTCCTGTATGGTACTGCCCAGATCCCCGATTCGTGCTCTATCCGTCCGATCTTAAAATCTCAAAAAGCATGCGCCAGCTGTTAAGAGCAAAAAAATACAAGGTAACCTTTGACACGTCCTTCGAACAGGTCGTTAGAGGCTGCGGCGAAACAGCACGATCGGGTCAAGACGATCCCTACAACACATGGATTTCAGAAGAAATGATAGCCACATGCGTGGAACTACATGAGATTGGCTTCATGCACTCGGTGGAAGTGTGGGATGCAGAAAACAACCTTGTTGGAGGACTTTATGGAGGTTGCTTGGGGAAATGTTTCTTCGGAGAATCGATGTTTGCTAAAGCAAGCAATGCATCCAAGTACGGCTTCATCATGCTCGGAAAGAACCTACAAGAGCAGAATTTTGCAATGATAGATTGTCAGATATACTCCGATCACCTTCTAAGTTTAGGCGCTCAAGAGATCCCAAGAATAGAATTTTTATCGCAGCTAAAATCCAATATCGGCCCTGCAAAGAAAGAACCTTGGACCGATAAATTCAGAACCGACTTCGATTTTTAA